Genomic segment of Bifidobacterium lemurum:
TGGTGACGGTTTTCGCCAGAGGACGCAGCACGCGCACCGTGGTCTGGTTCGCATGCCTGCCCTCGGCGAGGTGGCCGCCGAGAATCGCGTGGGGGTTGTAGTACTCGGCGTTGCTGACCGCATCCAGATTGCTCTGGTTGACTGGCACTGCAACGGTATCTTCATTGATCTTCGTGTTTTTTGCCATGCCCCAAAGTCTACGTGGGCGTGGGCGGAACACGCGACATTGGCGCGTCGCAACCCTCGTGTTTTTCGGTTTTTCCCGGATATAAAGGAGAGGTCCATACCGTCTGGCAGAATTGTTCGAGTTTTGTGTGTTCTGCGAACCGGAGGATTCATGGGTTACAAGGTCGGCGATATGGTCGTCTATCCGCGTCACGGCGCGGCAAGGGTCGAGGACATCACCGAGCGGACGGTTAAGGGCGTGACCCGCGAGTATCTGCAGCTGTCGGTCCTCTCGTCCGACGGTCTGGTCATCAACGTTCCCGTCGACAACGCCAAGAAGGTTGGCGTGCGCGACATCGTCTCCGCCTCCGAGGTGGCCAAGGTGTTCGAGATCCTGCGCACCCCGATCATCGAGAAGGAGATGAACTGGTCGCGTCGCTACAAGCTGAACGTCGAGAAGATCGCCACCGGCGACGTCAACAAGATCGCCGAAGTGGTGCGCGACCTCGCCCAGCGCGATGTCGACGAGCACGGTCTGTCCGCCGGAGAGAAGCGCATGCTGACCAAGGCCCGTTCGATCCTCACCTCCGAGATCGCGCTCTCGGAGAAACTCGACGAGCCGCAGGCGCAGCGCCTGCTCGATGTGAACCTCGGCTACGCGCCGGCCGAACCCGGCGACGACAAGCACCACACCAAGGAGCCCGAGGAGGCCGCCGCCGATACGCTGGCCCGCGTCGAGGCCGAAAAGAAATCCCGGAAGAAGTGACGTTCCGACCGCACGCAGGCCACGCCTCGTGCGGTTTTCCATATCATCTCATCGCTCCTGGCGGAGAGCCCATCCTCTCCGTCATCCTTAAGTGACGCGGACCCATCCTCTCCGTCATCCTGAGCGAGGCGGAGCCGAGTCGAAGGATCTCATATGCGCATAGGCCAAGGATTCGACGCCCACCGTTTCGCCGAGCCGGGTTCCGGCCGGGAGCTGTGGCTGGCCGGTCTGCTCTGGGACGGCGAAGGCATCGAAGGGGACTCCGACGGCGACGTCGCCGCCCACGCGCTGATCGACGCGCTGCTCTCCGCGGCCGGCCTGGGGGATATCGGCTCCTTGTTCGGCGTGGGGTCATCCTCGCGGGGCGTCGGCATGCATGGCGTTCCCATGTTGCGAGAAACCGTCGCCCATCTGCGTGAGTCGGGATATACGCCGGTCAGCGCCTCCGTGGTGGTCGTCGGCAACCGTCCGAAAGTGGGGGCGCGGCGGGCCGAGGCCGAAGCCGCGCTTTCCGACGCCATCGGATGCGCGGTGTCCCTCACCGCCACCACCACCGACCATATGGGTTTCACCGGTTCGGGCGAGGGCATCGCCGCCATCGCCAACGCCTTGGTGACGTCGCCGGACGAAGACAATCCGCGTTAGCGGTAGTGGATTTATGGCTTTGCAGAGGTCAATCCGCGTTAGCGGTAGTGGCCTTATGCGCCAACGGCGTATATGAGGCGCGGAATACCGGGCCTGTTAGATGAAGCAAGGTCTGTAGGGCACTACCACTAGCGTAGATCGATGTTCGCAAAGCCATAAATCCACTACCGCTAACGCAGTTACCTGTTGGTGAATGAGCGCACGGCTTTGATGACCGCCCAAATCAGCGTGGACAATGTCACGATGATGAAGCTCGGGGGAGCTGGGAACATCGCGGAAAGCACCAGACCTCCCCAGATGGAGGCCAGACAGATCACGCTGGCTCCGATCATGGCGCCCAGCGGCGAGGACGCGACCATATTCGCGCTGGCCGCCGGCGTGATCACCAGCGCGAAAATCAGCAGCGTGCCCACGGCCGGCACGGCGATGGTGATCACGCCGGCCATGATCGCCATGAACGCCACGTTCATCAGACCGATCGGCACGCCTTTGGCCTGCGCCACCTGCTCGTCCAGCGAACTGAACAGCAGCGGCCGGTAGATCACCGCCAGCACCAGCACCAGCACCACGTCGAAGATGGCGAATCCGATGATCTGCCCGGTGGTGATGGTCAGAATCGATCCGAACAGAATCGACTGCATCTGCGAGGACGCCGAGCTCGACAGCCTCGCGAAGAACAGGCCCAAGCCGGTGGCGAAGGCGAGCACGGTGCCCGTGGCGATCTCACGTTCGGAGACGCGTCGGCCAAGCGCGCCGATCACCAGCGCGCCTCCTAGCGCGAACGCGCCAAGACCCAGCGATACCGGCAGTCCCAGCAGCACCGCGCCGGTGGCGCCGGGAAGACCGATATGCGCCAGCGCGTGCGCCGCGAAGGTGGAGCGGCGGGCGATGGTGAAATATCCCATCACTCCGGCCGCAACGGCGATGGCCAAGCCGGCCAGGAACGCGTTGGTCATGAACGGGGCGCTCAGCGTGTCCATCCAGTCGGGGTCGAATGAGAAATCGATGGCGCTCATGCCTGCTTCCCTCCTGCCGTGGAATCCGTGAGGTTTTCGATCGTCGAAGAGTCGGGTGATCCGTCCGCGTCGGCGTGCGTGTGGTCGTGCAGTCCGACCAGTTCGTGCGCCTCATGCATGTCGGCGGAGACGGTCGCGCCGCCCTCCGGCGAGGGGGTGACGAACATATCGCCCTGCGGGGTGGTGACCACCTGCACCTGCGTGCCGTAGAGATGCGTGAGCAGGTCGGAGTCGAGCACCTCGTTCATCGCGGCGTAGTGGGGATGCCCGTCGAGCAGGTAGACCGCGCCGGTGAGGATCGGCAGCAGCATATTGAGGTCATGCGCCACCACTTGGATCGTCATGCCGAGCTCGCGGTTGAGCTTGGTGAGCACCTGCACGGTCGCCTGCTGCGAGGCCAGATCGAGATTGGCGAGCGGCTCGTCGAGCATCAGCAGCTCCGGGTCGCATACCAGGGCCTGGGCGATGGCGACGCGCTGGCGCAATCCTCCCGAGAGTTGGGAGAGCCGCAGCCGCGCCTTGTCGGACAGGCCGACGAAATCCAAGGCCTCCATGGCTTTGGCGCGTTGGGCTTTGGTCACCGGATGGATGCCGAAACGGGTGCCGGTGAGTCCCAGCAGCACGGATTGGATCGCGGTGAGGTTCGAATCGACGTCGGAGGTGTAGCTTTGCGGCACGTAGCCGATGCGATGGTTCATCTCGCCGGCCGGTTTTCCCAGCACGGTGAGGGATCCGGCCGCGAGCGGCAACAGGCCGAGCTCGGCGCGCATCATCGTGGTTTTGCCCGCGCCGTTCGTGCCGACGATGGCCGTGACGGAGCCGGAGGGAATCGAGAAGGTGCCGTGTTGCCAGATCGTGGTGCCGCCGCGTCGTATGGCGGCGTCGTGGAACACGATGCAATCGCTGGAGGTGTGGGTCATGGGGCGATTATCGCAAATGATGTTGACAATCGTTCTCAATAGCAGTGTTGCCTGTACGTCTCTTCGACGGGCATGGCGCAAGGAGCGTCACACGGACGGTTTTCCAAGGATTCCCGTCCGGGGGATCACTTGCCCGGGTCGGTCTGTCCCTCGGTCGACGAATCGTCACTGGAATCACCGGCGTCGGCATCGTCGCCGGACGAGCCGTCCGTGCCGCAAACGGATGACGAATCGCCGGAGCCGTCGGACTCGGTGCCGTCGCCGTCCTGCGTGTCGGTGCCGTCGGTGCCATCAGCGTCGGCGACGCATTCCAGCAGCCCCTCATACTCGGGATCCACCGCCGAGGCGATCTGCTTGACCAGCGAGAAGATCCAATCGGTCAGCGTTTCGGCGTCCTCGGGCATCTGCTCGCTGATGTCGACCACCGGCACCTCGGAACGGCCCGCCGTACCGGTGAGCATATTCGTCGCATCCGAGGCCGACTGCGTGTTGTTGATCAGCAGATCGATGCCGCGGCTTTCGATCAGCTCCTGAAAATCCTGCAGATCGGCCGCGGCCACCTCGCCCTCGGCCGCCGTGGCCTGCGCGTATCCCTCGGGCGTCAGATCCTCGAATCCCAGATCCGACATGAGATAGTAGGCCACCGCTTCGGTGGCGGCATACGTGGGTTTCGCCGATCCGCCCGTATAGCTGGACATCCAATCCGACATCCAATCGGAGAGCTCCTGCTCCTGGGCCTTGAACTCCTTGAGCCGGGCCGCGAACTCATCCTTCTGTTCGGGGCGCTGCTTGGAGAACTCATTGGCCAGCTCCTCGGCCATGGCGATGCGCGCGTCCCTCGAGAACCACAGATGGGGATTGTCCCCCTCCATGGCCCCCACCATCTGCGCCGCCGAAACCAGCGTCGTGCTCTTGCCGAGGTTCTTCGCGGCCCACGAGTCATAGCCGGCGCCGTTGGCCACCACCACGTCCGCCGTGGACAGCGCCGCCATATCGGCGGTCTGCGGCTCGAAATCATGCGCGTCCACCGCGGTCGACGAGAGGATCGAAGTGACCTGCACGTCGTCGCCGCCGATCTGCGCGGCCAGCGCGCCCCACTGGTTGACGGACGCCACCACCTGGATCGGAGCGTTGGGCGTGGGCACCGCGGAGGCGTTGCGGTCGCCCGACGACGGATCGGCGGCCGTCGTGCCGCACGCCGCGCCGCCCGCCAGCATGGCGGTGGCCGCGACCACGGCCATCACGCGGGTGAATCCGTTCCTGAACGCTTTCGTCATCATGATGCCTTCTTGTCCATGGGGAAACATCGTTGACTCCACTTAACGATAGCCTATCGAGCGGAAGGAAGCGTCCGCATCGAAAGGAATGAGCATGTCCATCACACTTGACGGCAAGGCGGTGTCCGCGACCATCAAAGGCGATCTGGCCGCGCGCGTCGAACGGCTGAAAGCCCGCGGCATCGAACCGGGACTGGGCACGCTGCTGGTGGGCGAGGATCCCGGCTCGGTCAAATACGTGGCCGGCAAGCACGCCGACTGCGCCGAAGTGGGCATCCGCTCGATCAAACGCGAACTGCCCGCCGACGCTAGCTTCGACGACATCGCCGCCGCCGTGCGCGAACTCAACGAGGATCCCGCCTGCACCGGCTTCATCGTGCAGCTGCCGTTGCCCAAAGGCATCGACGAGAACGCGATCATCGACCTCATCGACCCGGCCAAGGACGCCGACGGCATGCATCCGTACAATCTCGGCGAACTCGTGCTGCATGTGCGGGGCGGCATCGCCACTCCGCTGCCCTGCACGCCGCGCGGCGTCATCGAACTGCTCGCCGCCTACGACATCGACCTCGACGGCAAGGAGGTGTGCGTGCTCGGCCGCGGTATCACCATCGGCCGCACCATCGGACTGATGCTCACCCGCAACGCCGTCAACGCCACCGTCACCCTGTGCCATACCGGCACCCGAGACGTGCGTGAGCACATGCGCCGCGCCGACGTGATCGTGGCCGCCATGGGCAACGCGGGCTTCGTCAAACCCGAAGACATCAAGGAGGGCGCGATCCTGATGGATGTGGGCGTCTCGCGCGTCTTCGACGAGGAAGCCGGACGCTACCGCATCAAGGGCGACATCGATAAGGCCTGCTATGCCAGGGCGGCGGCCTATTCGCCCAATCCCGGCGGCGTCGGGCCCATGACGCGTGCGATGCTGCTGGCGAACGTCGTAGAAATGGCGGAACGTCAGTAAGACGGTGCGTGGTCGTGGGAGGGGCGGGTATCCTCTTCTCGACACGCTCCGGGCCGCTCAGGCCAAGTCTTTACGGTCGAGAAGAGGATACCCGCCCCTCCCACTTCCTTGCGTCTCTACCTGCGTTCCGCTGGAAGCGGAGCAGGGGTCGGGGTTTTCTCTATGAGACCGTAAAGACTTGGCCTGAGCGGCCCGGAGCGTGTCCAGAGAGAAAACCCCGACCCCTGCGACCAACGCTGGAACCGGTGTCGAACACTATGCGACACGCCCGAAATTTTTGAGGGTTTTTGGGCAGTGATGGCTGTATCGTTGGTATTTGCGTGTCCGCTAGGGCGCGCTCATGATAACTGAACATCGATTAGTATCCATCCAACTATTAGAAACCATATATTTACATGGCAGAGAACAACACTGAAGTCACCAAGGTCGCGATCAACGATATCGGCACCGAAGAGGACTTCATCAAGGCAGTCGATTCCACCATCAAGAACTTCGATGATGGTGATCTGGTTGAGGGCACGGTCGTCAAGATCGATCACGACGAGGTCCTCCTGGACATCGGCTACAAGACCGAGGGTGTGATCCCCTCCCGTGAGCTTTCCATCAAGAAGGACGTCGATCCTGACGAGGTCGTCGAGGTCGGCGACACCATCGAGGCCCTTGTCGTCACCAAGGAAGACAAGGAAGGCCGTCTGATCCTGTCGAAGAAGCGCGCCCAGTACGAGCGCGCCTGGGGCGACATCGAGAAGATCAAGGAAGCCGACGGCATCGTCGAAGGCACCGTCATCGAAGCCGTCAAGGGCGGCCTCATCGTGGACATCGGTCTGCGTGGCTTCCTGCCGGCGTCCTTGGTCGAGATGCGTCGCGTCCGCGACCTCTCCCCGTACATCGGCCAGAAGATCAAGGCCAAGATCCTCGAGCTCGACAAGAACCGCAACAACGTGGTTCTGTCCCGTCGCCAGTACCTCGAGGAGACCCAGTCCGAAGTGCGCGAGACCTTCCTCTCGCAGCTCAAGAAGGGCCAGATCCGCGAAGGCGTCGTGTCCTCCATCGTCAACTTCGGTGCGTTCGTGGACCTCGGCGGCGTCGACGGTCTCATCCACGTCTCCGAGCTGTCCTGGAAGCACATCGACCACCCGTCCGAGGTCGTCAAGGTCGGCGACAAGGTCACCGTCGAGGTGCTGGACGTCGATCTCGATCGCGAGCGCATCTCCCTGTCCCTCAAGGCGACCCAGGAGGATCCGTGGCAGCGCTTCGCCCGCACCCACGTTCCCGGCCAGATCGTCAAGGGCAAGGTCACCAAGATCGTGCAGTTCGGCGTGTTCATCTCCGTCGAGGACGGCATCGAGGGCCTGGTGCACATCTCCGAGCTCGCCAACCGTCACGTTGAGAACCCGGAGACTGTGGTCAAGCCGGGCGAGGCCGTGTTCGTCAAGGTGATCGACGTCGATCTCGATCGTCGCCGCATCTCCCTGTCCCTCAAGCAGGCCAACGACTCCGTCGACCCGGCTTCCGAGGACTTCGATCCGGCTCTGTACGGCATGCCGGCCGAGTACGACGAGCAGGGCAACTACAAGTACCCCGAAGGCTTCGACCCGGAGACCAACGAGTGGATCGCCGGTTACGAGAAGCAGCGCGAGGAGTGGGAAGCCCAGTACGCCGCCGCCCACGATCTGTGGGAGGAGCACAAGGAGTTCGTGGCCAAGGAGCTGGAGAACGCTGCCGAATCCGCAGCCGCCGACGGCCAGGGCCCGAAGGAAGAGAAGGTCGAGGAAGTGTCCAACTACTCCTCCGAGACTTCTTCCACCGGCACGCTTGCCGACTCCGACCAGCTGGCCGCCCTGCGCGATCAGCTCCTCGGCGAGAACAAGTGAGCCCAAGGCGCGTTCAACGCGTCTGATGGCGTGAATCGCTGAAGAAACCCGGCCCGTAAGGGTCGGGTTTCTTGTATGTTGGGAAGCTATGACGGTACGGGTCGGATTGACGGGCGGCATCGCCGCCGGCAAAAGCACGGTGGCCGCACGGCTGCGCCAGTTGGGGGCGTTCGTCATCGATGATGACGCGCTGGCGCGCAAGGTGGTGGAGCCGGGCAGTGTGGGACTGGCCCGCATCGCGCGCGAATTCGGACCTGAATCCATCGCCCCGGACGGCACGTTGGATCGCGCGTGGATGGCCGACCATGTGTTCGGCGCGCATGCCGAGCCGGGCGCGCGGGAGCGGTTGGACGCGATCGAGCATCCGCTGATCTACGCCGAATCGCAGCGATTGGAACGCGAGGCCATCGCCGCACATGAGTCCAAAGGCGGCGTGGGCCGGCTGGTGATCGTGCATGACGTGCCGTTGCTGGCCGAGGTGATCGGCACCATGCCGTTCGATTTCGACCATGTCGTCACGGTGGAGGCGCCCGAGGAGTTGCGGATCGCCCGCATGATGGGGGAGCGCGGCATGACCCGCGAACAGGCCGAGGCTCGCATCCGCCACCAGTCGAGCCGGGAGGAGCGCGAGGCCATCGCCGACGTGGTGATCGACTCCACCCAGCCGCTGGAACGGATGCTCGAACAGGTTGACGGTCTGTACGCGCGATGGCGCGTGCAGACTACAGCTCGATAATGCGATCGGCGATATGCGCGTCCTCCTGATTATGGGTCGTGTATATCACGATCGCGCCGTCATCGGCGAACGCGCGCAGATGATGCATGACCATGGCGCGGTTGTCCGCGTCAAGCGATGAGGTCGGCTCATCGGCGAGAATAATGCGCGGGGATCGGATGAGCAGCCGTGCGATGGCTATCCGTTGCTGTTCTCCTCCGCTGAGCGTGTAGACGAGCCGGTCGCCATACCCCTCCATATGCACTTTGCGCAGGGCCCTGCGGATACGCTGGGATCGGCTTCCCATCGCAATGCCCATACTGCGCAGCGCCAGCGTCAGATTCCTGTTGACGGTCCATTGTTCCACCAAGGCGTAGTTCTGAAACATGAACCCCATGGTGTGGCGGTGCATGAGACGCGCCGTTCTTGGAGAGTCGCCGGTGAGGGATCGGCCTCCATAGGTGATCGTTCCGGAGCTTGGAGGCTCCAGCAATCCCAGAATATTGAGCAATGTGGTTTTGCCGCAGCCGCTTTCGCCGGTGAGGGCGGTCAGCTCTCCCGGCAGGAACCGGAGGTTCAGATTCGACCATAGCGTTCGTCCGCCCATGCTTTTGCCAAGGTCATGGGTGTCCAACGATGGGGCGACGTTGTGATCGGTTGCCGTGGCGTCAAGAGTTGTTGATGAGGTCATTGGATGCTCCTTTGTGAATTGGAACGGGACGGATTCTGTGTTGGTTTACGGATGCTTGATGCTGTCCGCGCGAAGCCGTGAATCGTAGGCGACGGTCGTGGCCAACAAGGCGAGGTCGAACATCACGGCGATGGATAACGAAAGCGCGCTGTTGGTACCGACAAACGGCGATATCAGACATGCCGGCGCAAACAGCGCCACAGCCAACGTCATCGCCGGTCCGAATCGCAGACGCAGTGACGCCCCGTGTATGTATTCCACGAACATGGATTGCCGTCGAAGCGTGCATAAGGTCAAAGCCACCATGATTCCGCTCCCGATCGCGCAGGTGAAGGATATGACGGCGGTTGTGGCGAAAAACGCGATTTCCTGAAGGTTTCTGGCCAGGCGCGTTTGAATTTCGTCGCTTCGGTTCACCACCGAAGCCACCAAAGGCCGTGCTCCGCTGTCGTCAAGATCGGTGATGATCTGCTGGCGTGTGGCATTGTCGAATATCATCGCGCCGGTGGAGACCATGGCCGAGGTCGCATCTCCGCTCAGCAGCGAGGCATTCATAATAATGACCGGTGCGTGCGGATAATCGGCATCCGCGTTGAAGGGCGTCGGAACTCCGTCTCGCGAGCAGACATCGACCACAACGTCTCGCGCGTCCAGCGATGGCAGGGCCAAGCCCTCGCGCATCGCCTGGCTCTGCTGAAATGCGTACGTGGCGAGCACATTGTCGGTCAGCGTGCCGGTGTCCCATTGGCCGTCGCTGGGCAAAAGAACGGTGATTGAGCCGCCTGATGATGCCGACGTCATGAGATGTTGTTGGACGGCCGTCTGGGAATCCATGATGATGCACGCGGACTCTCCTGAGGCATCCACCCATGTGCATGTCTCATCCAATGAGGAGAACCGTATGCGTTCCGCGTCGGTGGATTGTTTGATGAAACCATTCCAATTGGGCATGTAGGTCGTTCGTGTCTGATCGCTGACGTACCACAATTGCAATTGGAGGCCGCGTGATGAGGATTGCGCCTGCTTCAAGGATTTGGCTGAAGCCCGAGCCTGCTCCAATTTGGAGAGGGACGTCCCGGCACTGGCGTTGACGAGACAGAGCAGCGTGACGGCTCCGATGCAGCTGACGGCCATAAGGAACCTCATGGGGCGGCGACCTTTCAGCAAGGCAAGGGCGTGAGGAACCATGATACGTACCATGGCGATGGCCAGTGAGGTCAGTATCAGGCAAATACCGGCGGATATCGCCATAATGGACAATAGCATCCGACCGGCAAAACCGAGGGGAGAGGCGGAAGGCCAGAATATCAAGCCGAGAACGGCCCAAGCGAACCAGCCGGTGAGCGCGCATCCGAAGAAAAACGCCGCATGTCTGAGCGACTGGCGTATGACGATATTCGGCTGATTCATACCATGAAGCGACTGGATCGCGCACATCCGTGAGGAGACGGAAGCCGATAACGCCGCCGAAACGAAGACGACAATGAAACCCACGAAGACGATGGACGCGAGTGAATTGGAGAAGAAACGGCTGACCAGCACAGGAAAATCGACGCCATCGCATATGGCGAGCTCGAAGCCCGCGGCGCGCACGTCATTGACCATGGCCTCGGCATCGCTCTTGCCGCCGTATACCAGCCAGCGGCCAAGAGGGGCGGTCATGTCGTCCCCCTGCCGCACGCGTGTGCGGATGGAGAAACCGTAATCGGGATATGGCTGGTCGGCGGCGAAATCCGCACCATCATCCGTTGAACCGAATACGGAGATCACACGTTCGTTGCCGCCATGCCCGTTGGGTTCGAATGTGTAACGGGCGATCATGGTGTGATGGGAGGCGGCGATGTTCAGCAACTGCGACAACGTTCCGTTGTGAGTGTTCGAGATGATGATGTCCTGCTGAGGCCCTGACGGATAGGTCTCCTCGCAATTCTGCGCGTAGAGTCCGCCGGTGACGACAATAAGCGCCAGAGCCAATATGCTCGCGATTTTGTAAGTCCAATGCATCGGATGATGCCTCCCTGTTTATCGGCGCGTTGCGCGCCGCGGTACCGATGGTGGACACCACGATAGGGGCGGGGCTTTTCGATCGGGAACTTGGTGTGACGGAAAACGTCATGGTAGTGTGACAGCCGTCGACAGGTCGTGGGAATGGGGGGGGGAGTCGCATGGCGAGGAATCAGACCATGGGTTCGGTCGGGATCGCGGTGGTGGATAATGATCGCTGTTCTGCGGATATGATGACGTTGCTCATAGGCAGGCAGGTGCCTGGATCCAAGGTGTTGTGGAACACGGATAACCCGAGTCTGGCGTTGGAAAGGTGCCTGTTCGATTCGAACAAGCCGGATGTTCTTGTCTGCGATCTTATGATGGACGGGTTGAATGGATTGCAACTGTCGGAACGTCTTCGGCGTCGCGACTCGTCGATGGGAATCATCATCGTCACCTCATATGATGCGAAGACGTATCGCGACGACGTCGTGCGTTGCGGAGCTCAGGCAATGGTGTCCAAAAGGGATTTCGCCTCAACGATCGGCTCTGCGGTCAAAGCGGTGGCCGCTGGAGGGGTATACCCCGCGGATTGGGGATTTTGTACCGCTGCCGATGCCTGCCGGTTGATGCGTATCGATGTGAATGCCGGCGGTCAGGCGTCGTTCTCCGATCGGGAACTGGCCGTTTTGCGTCTCTATGAGCATCATGCGTCCACCGTCCAGATAGCCCGGCATCTGGGAGTTAATGTCGAGACGGTATACAGCCACGTGAAACGCGCCATGCGCAAGGTCGGCGTGACGAGACGAAGCGAACTTCTTGAATACTGCGACCGGTACCATCTCCTGTGATCGCAGGTGTTTGTGTGGGAGGAGCATCAATGGAGGCTGAATCCGGCTTGGTGCGGAAGGCCGCGGTGATCGCATGCTCCTCGCTGGTGTTTGTTGACGCGGCTTTGGAATCGTTCGCCGATCCGGTTGGAGGTATGCGGACGCTGCCTATAGCGCTTGTTTTCGTCGTCGTGCTGCTGGTTTGCGCGGTGAGGCCGATTGGTGGAAGCGTAGCTCTGGGAATTGTCTGGTGCGTCGTCTTTCCGATGCCGGTGAATCTCTCCATGGGGCTTAGCCTGCTCGTCGTATTGCCGTTGGTCACGCTTTCCTATCACCGTGCATGGTGGGGGATGGCGCTGGCGGCGGCGGTGACGGTGTCCCGTATCGCACAGCTGGCATGGCAAGGTGGGATGACGGGACGTTCCTTGTCGTCGGATCTTGTGCGTTCGTTGCCTTGGATCATCATGCCGAGCGTCGCGTGCGTGGGGATCGGCGTCGCGCTGAAATGGCTGCATCGCGAACGGCAGCGGGCCGCGGACGATCGCCGCCGCTTGGAATCATTGGATCTGGCGGCCCATCTGCATGATTCGACGACCAATGACCTGTCCTATCTGATCATGTGCATCGACAAGCTTCTGGCCGAGCGACATACGGATATGGGGATTTCCGACTTATCGCTGATGCGTGAGGTCGCGCAACGGGCATTGGACCAGACGCATGAGGTCATTGCGGTGCTCGCGGCCGATGACGTCTCTCGTTTGGATTCGGATCGGCCTAAGACGGAGCCTGCCAAGGAGCAGGCCTCATGCGATGCCCTCGCATGGGTGAACGACGAACTCGACCGGCATCGAAAAGAATTGTCCGCACTGGGTTTTCACGGTGAAACCATCATGATGGATTCACCTGTTGACCTGAATCGTGTGGATGAGGCGACGATGCGATTGCTGCATACGCTGTTGCGGGAGATTTTCGCGAATATCTCGAAACATGCGGATCCAGAACGGGGGTATGTGGTCGCGGTGTCCGCGAACGGCGATTACGCGCATGTGTCCGTCGCCGATGCTCCGGCGGCGAAACGATGCCCGTCCTCGGAGCCAACGGCTTTGGGCATGGGATTCGGCTTGCCCCACTTGCGTCAGCTCATCGAGGAACAAGGCGGAACGGTGCGTATCCGCGATGAGGAGGGGTATTGGAGCTTCTCGGCGAAAATCCCCTTATCTCACACCGTGCCGTAGGATGAGACAGGAGGTCACGCCTATGGGATTCAATATCGAGCGCACGAACAAGCCGTTCGTCGTCAAATCGCCCTATAAGCCGTCCGGCGACCAGCCGGCCGCCATCGAGGAGCTCGCCGAACGTCTGGAGAACGGCGAGAACGACGTGGTGCTGATGGGCGCCACCGGCACCGGAAAAACCGCCACCACCGCATGGCTGATCGAGAAACTCCAGCGCCCGACCCTGATCATCGAACCGAACAAGACGTTGGCCGCGCAGCTGTGCGCCGAATTCCGCGAGCTCATGCCCGACAACGCGGTGAGCTACTTCGTGTCCTACTACGACTACTACCAGCCCGAAGCGTATATTCCCCAGACCGACACCTATATCGAAAAAGACTCCAATATCAACGACGACGTGGAGCGTCTGCGCCACGCCGCCACCGCGAATCTGCTCACCCGGCGCGACTGCGTGGTCGTGGCCACCGTCAGTTGCATCTACGGCCTCGGCACGCCCGAGGAATACGCCGGACGTATGCTGTTCCTGCGCGAGGGCCAGCAGATCGACCGCGACCAGCTGCTGCGGCAATTCGTCGCCATGCAGTACAAG
This window contains:
- a CDS encoding CarD family transcriptional regulator; translation: MGYKVGDMVVYPRHGAARVEDITERTVKGVTREYLQLSVLSSDGLVINVPVDNAKKVGVRDIVSASEVAKVFEILRTPIIEKEMNWSRRYKLNVEKIATGDVNKIAEVVRDLAQRDVDEHGLSAGEKRMLTKARSILTSEIALSEKLDEPQAQRLLDVNLGYAPAEPGDDKHHTKEPEEAAADTLARVEAEKKSRKK
- the ispF gene encoding 2-C-methyl-D-erythritol 2,4-cyclodiphosphate synthase, translating into MRIGQGFDAHRFAEPGSGRELWLAGLLWDGEGIEGDSDGDVAAHALIDALLSAAGLGDIGSLFGVGSSSRGVGMHGVPMLRETVAHLRESGYTPVSASVVVVGNRPKVGARRAEAEAALSDAIGCAVSLTATTTDHMGFTGSGEGIAAIANALVTSPDEDNPR
- a CDS encoding metal ABC transporter permease, translating into MSAIDFSFDPDWMDTLSAPFMTNAFLAGLAIAVAAGVMGYFTIARRSTFAAHALAHIGLPGATGAVLLGLPVSLGLGAFALGGALVIGALGRRVSEREIATGTVLAFATGLGLFFARLSSSASSQMQSILFGSILTITTGQIIGFAIFDVVLVLVLAVIYRPLLFSSLDEQVAQAKGVPIGLMNVAFMAIMAGVITIAVPAVGTLLIFALVITPAASANMVASSPLGAMIGASVICLASIWGGLVLSAMFPAPPSFIIVTLSTLIWAVIKAVRSFTNR
- a CDS encoding ABC transporter ATP-binding protein, with the protein product MTHTSSDCIVFHDAAIRRGGTTIWQHGTFSIPSGSVTAIVGTNGAGKTTMMRAELGLLPLAAGSLTVLGKPAGEMNHRIGYVPQSYTSDVDSNLTAIQSVLLGLTGTRFGIHPVTKAQRAKAMEALDFVGLSDKARLRLSQLSGGLRQRVAIAQALVCDPELLMLDEPLANLDLASQQATVQVLTKLNRELGMTIQVVAHDLNMLLPILTGAVYLLDGHPHYAAMNEVLDSDLLTHLYGTQVQVVTTPQGDMFVTPSPEGGATVSADMHEAHELVGLHDHTHADADGSPDSSTIENLTDSTAGGKQA
- a CDS encoding metal ABC transporter solute-binding protein, Zn/Mn family, with the translated sequence MTKAFRNGFTRVMAVVAATAMLAGGAACGTTAADPSSGDRNASAVPTPNAPIQVVASVNQWGALAAQIGGDDVQVTSILSSTAVDAHDFEPQTADMAALSTADVVVANGAGYDSWAAKNLGKSTTLVSAAQMVGAMEGDNPHLWFSRDARIAMAEELANEFSKQRPEQKDEFAARLKEFKAQEQELSDWMSDWMSSYTGGSAKPTYAATEAVAYYLMSDLGFEDLTPEGYAQATAAEGEVAAADLQDFQELIESRGIDLLINNTQSASDATNMLTGTAGRSEVPVVDISEQMPEDAETLTDWIFSLVKQIASAVDPEYEGLLECVADADGTDGTDTQDGDGTESDGSGDSSSVCGTDGSSGDDADAGDSSDDSSTEGQTDPGK
- a CDS encoding bifunctional methylenetetrahydrofolate dehydrogenase/methenyltetrahydrofolate cyclohydrolase, whose translation is MSITLDGKAVSATIKGDLAARVERLKARGIEPGLGTLLVGEDPGSVKYVAGKHADCAEVGIRSIKRELPADASFDDIAAAVRELNEDPACTGFIVQLPLPKGIDENAIIDLIDPAKDADGMHPYNLGELVLHVRGGIATPLPCTPRGVIELLAAYDIDLDGKEVCVLGRGITIGRTIGLMLTRNAVNATVTLCHTGTRDVREHMRRADVIVAAMGNAGFVKPEDIKEGAILMDVGVSRVFDEEAGRYRIKGDIDKACYARAAAYSPNPGGVGPMTRAMLLANVVEMAERQ